A window of the Ammoniphilus oxalaticus genome harbors these coding sequences:
- a CDS encoding type IV pilus modification PilV family protein: MNIKNNQKGLTLIETLAATAILSLVVLMFANLSGYTLLADQKDDQQYRALQLAEKTINEIRKEAAEEPPYSSEKLQTEFLNNFNKESGAFSIRATHTDGVAPSKHSISLATVILAKKETGGGYIPEDIFVTVSWGDQDE; encoded by the coding sequence ATGAACATCAAAAATAATCAAAAAGGCCTAACTTTGATTGAAACATTGGCGGCAACTGCTATTTTAAGTCTCGTTGTCCTCATGTTTGCTAACCTCTCTGGATATACACTGCTCGCTGATCAAAAAGACGATCAACAATATAGGGCTTTGCAACTAGCTGAAAAGACGATTAATGAAATACGAAAGGAAGCTGCGGAAGAACCACCTTATAGCAGCGAAAAACTTCAGACAGAATTTCTAAATAATTTTAATAAAGAATCAGGCGCCTTTTCGATTCGAGCGACACACACTGATGGAGTGGCTCCCTCTAAACATTCTATATCACTAGCTACCGTGATCTTAGCAAAAAAAGAAACTGGTGGGGGATATATACCTGAAGACATCTTCGTAACCGTAAGCTGGGGTGATCAGGATGAATAA
- a CDS encoding PulJ/GspJ family protein — MNNEKGLTLIEIMAALFISTIVLGVAFMAFSAINLDWNTTTQKYNDDAQIRTTLNTVSEILADSNQVYYVENDYSNELRMWNGASKNYKVLYYDAGKRNLTLCERSEGFHEDDLSPCISGIELMEPESVVDNPKYMTLTDEANGKGEKDDIAIPSGSGIEQGELIIAHFYFYRTKYNVHAQADKTAAPTDTIRVKLLKDRLN; from the coding sequence ATGAATAATGAAAAAGGACTGACCCTTATTGAAATCATGGCTGCGCTGTTCATTAGTACAATCGTGCTAGGGGTTGCTTTCATGGCCTTTTCCGCAATTAATTTAGATTGGAATACGACCACTCAAAAATATAATGATGATGCTCAGATTCGAACAACACTGAATACGGTGTCGGAAATACTGGCTGATAGTAATCAGGTTTATTATGTGGAAAATGACTATTCAAACGAGCTTAGAATGTGGAATGGGGCGAGCAAAAATTATAAAGTTCTCTATTATGATGCGGGGAAAAGAAATTTAACCTTATGTGAGCGATCCGAAGGTTTTCACGAAGACGACTTGTCGCCATGTATTAGCGGGATCGAACTAATGGAACCTGAAAGCGTGGTTGATAATCCGAAGTATATGACATTGACAGATGAAGCCAATGGTAAAGGAGAAAAAGATGATATAGCCATCCCAAGTGGCTCTGGGATTGAACAAGGTGAGCTCATCATTGCCCACTTCTACTTTTATCGGACAAAATACAATGTTCATGCTCAAGCGGATAAGACGGCAGCTCCGACTGATACAATTCGAGTAAAGCTGCTAAAGGATCGTTTAAACTAA
- the murC gene encoding UDP-N-acetylmuramate--L-alanine ligase, with protein MTTTTEHVHFIGIGGYGMSAIARVLVDMGHKVSGSDMARKELTDKLLERGAQVYIGHKAENVSGADIVVYSTDIPKDNVELREAKKRNIPLIHRSDMLARILNERSGIAVSGAHGKTTTSSMISLVMEKAGADPTYIIGGEILDIGSNARAGDSPYVVAEADESDGSFLKYHPQLAVVTNIGPDHLENYDGDFENLKQAYCQFLSHIKEDGKAIVCADDEYIRELIPQISSDVITYGLDERADFTAEDIVYGDRTITFKVRQGNQVLGDIKLSVPGRHNIQNALATIIVCLQAGIPFADIAEVIQLFRGAKRRFEVIGEERDVLIVDDYAHHPTEIVATIQAAKSTNRRIIAVFQPQRYTRTFFLLDDFSRAFAGADQVIITDIYSPANDTRMDVTSEKLVDLIKQNSNEQAVYMPSKDDVFDHLSKISQAGDIVLTMGAGDIWQVAIRLRDHLQGK; from the coding sequence GTGACAACTACAACCGAGCATGTTCATTTTATCGGAATAGGCGGTTACGGGATGAGCGCGATTGCTAGGGTTTTAGTCGATATGGGACACAAAGTTAGCGGCTCTGATATGGCCCGCAAGGAGCTAACGGATAAGCTGCTTGAACGCGGGGCCCAAGTGTATATTGGACATAAAGCTGAGAATGTGTCAGGGGCGGACATCGTCGTCTATTCCACTGATATTCCAAAAGACAATGTAGAATTAAGGGAAGCGAAAAAGCGGAATATTCCGCTGATCCACCGTTCAGATATGTTAGCTCGTATTCTAAATGAGCGCTCAGGAATCGCTGTGTCGGGCGCGCACGGAAAAACGACAACCTCCTCTATGATCTCGCTTGTGATGGAAAAGGCGGGGGCGGACCCAACCTATATTATCGGCGGCGAAATTTTAGATATTGGCAGTAATGCGCGGGCGGGCGATAGCCCGTATGTTGTTGCGGAAGCGGATGAAAGCGATGGCTCCTTTTTGAAATACCACCCGCAACTTGCTGTCGTCACCAACATCGGTCCTGACCATTTGGAAAATTACGACGGTGATTTTGAAAATTTGAAACAGGCGTATTGCCAGTTTTTATCCCATATAAAAGAGGACGGAAAAGCGATTGTTTGCGCCGATGATGAATATATTCGCGAGCTCATCCCACAAATCAGCAGTGATGTGATCACTTATGGATTGGATGAACGGGCCGACTTTACCGCGGAAGACATCGTGTATGGCGATCGAACGATCACATTCAAAGTAAGACAGGGGAATCAAGTTTTAGGAGACATCAAACTCTCTGTGCCAGGAAGGCATAACATCCAAAATGCGTTGGCGACAATCATCGTCTGTCTGCAAGCGGGCATTCCTTTTGCCGACATTGCTGAGGTAATCCAGCTTTTTCGAGGAGCAAAGCGTCGTTTCGAAGTGATTGGTGAGGAACGAGATGTTTTGATCGTGGATGATTACGCCCATCATCCGACTGAAATTGTAGCGACAATTCAAGCGGCTAAATCCACGAACCGTCGGATTATAGCTGTGTTTCAACCGCAACGATACACGCGCACATTTTTCTTGTTAGATGATTTTAGTCGCGCGTTTGCGGGAGCGGATCAAGTAATTATAACGGACATCTACTCCCCAGCTAACGATACAAGAATGGATGTTACGTCGGAAAAGCTAGTTGATTTGATCAAGCAAAACTCGAATGAACAGGCTGTCTACATGCCGAGCAAAGACGACGTGTTTGACCACTTGAGCAAAATTAGTCAAGCGGGCGACATCGTGTTAACGATGGGAGCGGGCGACATTTGGCAAGTGGCAATTCGGTTGCGTGATCATTTACAAGGGAAATGA
- a CDS encoding bifunctional folylpolyglutamate synthase/dihydrofolate synthase, whose protein sequence is MRSFEQALNWMEELQKFGIKPGLERMNWMLDRLGNPQRRLKFIHLAGTNGKGSTLQYLNGVLKVAGYQVGVFTSPAIDTFTSRIQVNGESISDEVFVELVQQVKPLVEELEQSEWGSPTEFEVTTILALLYFATKSYPDFVLWETGLGGRLDSTNVVTPLVSVITNIGLDHTDILGSTKEAIAAEKAGIIKNGFPVITAETDPKALTVLQNVASAKKAPLYQLGEEFTFERTTTDFSELIEKFEFKGPFRNYSDLQIGMIGKHQADNAALAVMVLEVLRQYFAVHFELEQLKQGLANARWPGRLEILHNNPHIILDGAHNIGGVEALRDALQERFAQNKIIVLFSALRDKDVKGMIERLAPLCDEVYITDIEHSRAADPVEIETLFRVTNPKLSVHTILDWREALDVWLRSQNDGQSVFLATGSLYLISKIRAALLKMFL, encoded by the coding sequence ATGCGTTCATTTGAACAAGCTTTGAACTGGATGGAAGAATTGCAAAAGTTTGGCATTAAACCCGGGTTGGAACGGATGAACTGGATGTTGGATCGATTAGGCAACCCGCAACGCCGCTTGAAGTTCATTCACTTGGCGGGCACGAATGGAAAAGGGTCGACCTTACAATATTTAAACGGTGTGTTAAAAGTGGCTGGCTATCAAGTGGGCGTGTTTACTTCACCCGCAATCGATACATTCACAAGTCGGATTCAAGTGAATGGCGAATCCATTTCTGATGAAGTGTTTGTTGAACTCGTTCAGCAGGTAAAACCGCTTGTGGAGGAACTGGAGCAGTCTGAATGGGGAAGTCCAACCGAATTTGAAGTGACAACGATCCTTGCTTTATTATATTTTGCAACGAAAAGCTATCCGGATTTTGTGCTATGGGAAACAGGCTTAGGGGGACGATTGGATTCGACGAACGTTGTCACTCCGCTCGTTTCGGTGATTACAAACATTGGGCTTGATCATACCGATATTCTCGGTTCGACGAAAGAAGCGATTGCCGCTGAAAAAGCGGGGATCATCAAAAACGGCTTCCCTGTCATTACCGCTGAGACCGATCCTAAGGCGTTAACGGTATTACAAAATGTCGCCAGCGCAAAAAAAGCTCCCTTGTACCAACTTGGCGAGGAGTTTACATTTGAGCGTACGACGACGGATTTTTCGGAATTAATCGAGAAATTTGAATTTAAGGGACCGTTTCGAAACTATAGCGATTTACAGATTGGCATGATCGGTAAACATCAGGCGGACAATGCTGCTTTAGCGGTGATGGTCTTGGAAGTGTTGCGACAATATTTTGCGGTTCATTTCGAATTGGAGCAATTGAAGCAAGGGCTTGCGAATGCGCGTTGGCCAGGCAGACTCGAGATATTACATAATAACCCGCACATCATTTTAGACGGGGCGCACAACATCGGAGGCGTTGAAGCGTTGCGTGACGCGTTGCAAGAAAGATTCGCGCAGAACAAAATAATAGTTCTTTTTTCCGCCTTGCGGGATAAAGATGTAAAAGGTATGATTGAGCGATTAGCTCCACTATGTGATGAGGTTTATATCACGGATATCGAACATTCGCGGGCGGCGGATCCCGTGGAGATCGAGACGTTGTTTCGAGTAACGAACCCTAAGCTATCAGTCCATACGATTTTGGATTGGCGCGAAGCGTTGGATGTTTGGTTGCGGTCACAGAACGATGGACAGTCTGTCTTCCTTGCGACAGGATCATTATATTTGATTTCAAAAATACGCGCTGCGTTATTAAAAATGTTTCTTTAA